The Eggerthella guodeyinii sequence CGCTCGGCATGGCGGGGGTGTTGGCCGTGACGGCAACCTGCTGCGTGGTCGGTCCTGCGCTCGCCGCCGATTCCGCATCGACCGCGGACGAGATCGTGCGTGGCGGGGAGCCGGACGGAGACGTGCAGTATCCAGGCAAGGAGTTCATCGTCGAGAACTACGACAAGTGGGACAAGATCGCCGAGGAGTACGCGCCCGAGATCATCCGATACGCGAACGGGCAGCTGGTCCAGCGCACGCCGACCGAGTACGAGTGCCCCCATTGGATGCAGCAAAGTTGGACCATCTCGTACAACACGTATTATCTCGATGCCGATAATCGCGGCTGCAATTCGTGCCACGCTGACCTGAACGCGATGATCGAGAACATGGAATACAAGCACGCCACCATCGACAACGAGGCGCTGGAAACGTACGGCGACGTGAACCAGTGCATCTCGTGCCACCGCGACAACGGCGACGATTTCGGCCGGTTGATCCATGCCATCCACTTCAACGAGCGAAGCGGCTCCAAGTTCGCCGAGGGTTCGAACGGCACGTGCCAATCGTGCCACGACGCGACGGCGGATGGCAACGGCATGCAGCTGTGGGACAACGTGAAGCACGACGCGCTCCAGGGCATCAACCAGGTTGAAAACGTGCAGGGCGAGTTCTCGGCCACGCAGGACAAGGTGCAATCCCAAAGCGAGCTGTACAGCTACGACTTCGTCCACGGCTATTACGATCACATGCGCTACGCCTGCAGCCCCGCAGGGTTGGACATCGACCTGCCCCAGAGCATGTTCGACGAGTGGGAAATCACCATCGACGGCAACGTGAACGAGCCCTATACGGCGAAGCTGCCCGAGCTGGTGGCCGAGGCCGAGGCCGCGGGCGTCGTGGTGACGAAGCCCTCGAAGATGGTGTGCGAGCTCAATCCGATCGGCGGAGGCGGAATCGGCCAGGCCGAGATAACGGGCATCCCGGTGAGCTGGCTTATCGAGAAGGCAGGGGGCTACACCGAAGGCACCAACAGCGTGCGCGCCATCCGCGCGGACGGGTCTTCGCGCAGCGGGTTCGACCTGTCGGTTTTGGACAAGGGGTACCTGGTGTACAAGATCGGCGGGGAGTATCTGGACGCGCGCCACGGC is a genomic window containing:
- a CDS encoding molybdopterin-dependent oxidoreductase, with the translated sequence MRNMRLKAALGMAGVLAVTATCCVVGPALAADSASTADEIVRGGEPDGDVQYPGKEFIVENYDKWDKIAEEYAPEIIRYANGQLVQRTPTEYECPHWMQQSWTISYNTYYLDADNRGCNSCHADLNAMIENMEYKHATIDNEALETYGDVNQCISCHRDNGDDFGRLIHAIHFNERSGSKFAEGSNGTCQSCHDATADGNGMQLWDNVKHDALQGINQVENVQGEFSATQDKVQSQSELYSYDFVHGYYDHMRYACSPAGLDIDLPQSMFDEWEITIDGNVNEPYTAKLPELVAEAEAAGVVVTKPSKMVCELNPIGGGGIGQAEITGIPVSWLIEKAGGYTEGTNSVRAIRADGSSRSGFDLSVLDKGYLVYKIGGEYLDARHGFPVTHWQETYDAQIFSKQINGYHVTSDVMDERECGQVNQEGAHVNRPNVTVCGVPEGLIIQNGQPFTFNGYADAFDHPMKTVEFSMDGGETWTSFDVGDVDPAKWLWWSFTFTPEKEGAYVLSVRGTDVDGEVSYRDHEVLVNAKDEMPSEDEITEIGKIVDPALADGEASGDQQ